One window from the genome of Rhodopseudomonas sp. P2A-2r encodes:
- a CDS encoding CPBP family intramembrane glutamic endopeptidase, whose translation MTSTETPLDPSAPVKSPRAPRIWKFWGTTLWGLVIFAALFLGQLAVVAWLILRGDSSFDFSMLRTMLSSGTTISLSVMMGLPAVCAAIWLATRISGTPFADYLALRGTSWRNFVLGAISLMVLVGCWDLLSRALGRNVAPGFMVDVLRSAQADGALWLLVLAFCVAAPMTEEFFVRGFLYRGWSESFLRPAGAILLLSAVWTAMHLQYDWFFFGEVFSIGLLLGWLRYRCNSIWLTVFVHGLNNLAATVQSIWLASHP comes from the coding sequence ATGACCTCGACGGAAACGCCGCTCGATCCCTCAGCCCCCGTGAAGTCGCCCCGCGCGCCAAGAATCTGGAAGTTCTGGGGCACCACGCTGTGGGGACTGGTCATCTTCGCGGCCCTGTTTCTCGGCCAACTGGCGGTGGTGGCCTGGCTGATCCTGCGCGGAGATTCGAGCTTCGATTTTTCCATGCTCAGGACCATGCTGAGCAGTGGCACCACCATCTCGCTGTCGGTGATGATGGGCCTGCCGGCGGTCTGCGCGGCGATCTGGCTGGCGACGCGGATCTCCGGCACCCCGTTCGCCGACTATCTGGCGCTGCGTGGCACCTCGTGGAGAAACTTTGTGCTTGGCGCCATCAGTCTGATGGTGCTGGTCGGTTGCTGGGATCTCCTGTCGCGGGCGCTGGGCCGCAACGTGGCGCCGGGCTTCATGGTTGACGTGCTGCGCTCTGCCCAGGCCGACGGTGCGTTATGGTTGCTGGTGCTGGCGTTCTGCGTCGCCGCACCGATGACCGAGGAGTTCTTCGTTCGCGGCTTTCTCTATCGCGGCTGGTCGGAATCCTTTCTGCGGCCGGCGGGGGCCATCCTGCTGTTATCCGCAGTGTGGACCGCGATGCACCTGCAATATGACTGGTTCTTCTTCGGCGAGGTGTTTTCCATCGGCCTGCTGCTCGGCTGGCTACGCTATCGCTGCAACTCGATCTGGCTGAC
- a CDS encoding acyl-CoA dehydrogenase family protein, with amino-acid sequence MTSAANLDAFNQSPPFVDIDLFATDRPLVEAVAFNDGSSGFVAHSSFGQLWGSAEMAQRGRLANENPPVLTTVDAGGNRIDRVEFHPAYHELMAHSVDAGIHNSSWTADGKPAGGASEVLRAARFYMAAQVETGHLCPLTMTRAAVAALASQPGVLAQAMPIIASTSYDPAFAPWRAKSGMTIGMGMTEKQGGTDVRSNSTRAMRDGDAYRITGHKWFMSAPMCDAFLVLAQADDGLTCFFMPRFRPDGSVNGIEFQRLKNKLGNRSNASSEVEFRDAYALRVGDEGKGIRTIIQMVQLTRQDCATASAGLMRSGLAHALHHARHRTVFQKHLADQPMMQSVLADMALHVEACTALVMRLCRSFDQAATDPTEAAYMRLLTPAVKYWVCKSAPGFLYEAMECLGGNGYVEDSILARHYREAPVNAIWEGSGNVMCLDVLRALSREGDAAVAVLQTLMAETSGLPAAAEAASFAIKTMLRPDNERVARQAVETLAMLAAAAALNIVHPLHAELFVKTRLDSGRSTMYGGADFTAAQSRALLQRALPA; translated from the coding sequence ATGACGTCTGCAGCGAACCTCGACGCATTCAACCAGTCGCCGCCCTTTGTGGACATCGACCTGTTCGCAACCGATCGCCCCCTGGTGGAAGCGGTTGCATTCAATGACGGCTCCTCTGGCTTCGTCGCGCATTCCAGTTTCGGTCAGCTGTGGGGCTCGGCCGAAATGGCGCAGCGCGGTCGACTCGCCAACGAGAATCCTCCGGTGCTGACGACCGTCGACGCAGGCGGCAACCGCATCGACCGGGTCGAATTTCATCCGGCCTATCACGAACTGATGGCCCACAGCGTCGATGCCGGAATCCACAATTCCAGCTGGACCGCCGATGGCAAGCCGGCTGGCGGCGCATCGGAAGTATTGCGCGCGGCGCGCTTCTACATGGCGGCACAAGTCGAGACCGGGCATCTTTGTCCGCTCACCATGACCCGCGCTGCGGTGGCTGCGCTGGCATCGCAGCCGGGCGTGCTGGCGCAGGCCATGCCGATCATCGCCAGCACCAGCTATGATCCCGCCTTCGCCCCATGGCGTGCGAAAAGCGGCATGACGATCGGTATGGGCATGACGGAGAAGCAGGGCGGCACCGACGTGCGCAGCAACTCCACCCGCGCCATGCGCGACGGCGATGCCTATCGGATCACCGGCCACAAATGGTTCATGTCGGCGCCGATGTGCGATGCCTTCCTGGTGCTGGCGCAGGCCGATGACGGCCTGACCTGTTTCTTCATGCCGCGGTTCCGGCCGGACGGCTCGGTCAACGGGATCGAATTCCAGCGCCTGAAGAACAAGCTCGGCAACCGCTCCAACGCCTCCTCGGAAGTGGAATTCAGGGACGCCTATGCGCTCCGCGTCGGCGACGAAGGCAAGGGTATCCGCACTATCATTCAGATGGTGCAGCTGACCCGGCAGGATTGCGCCACGGCCTCGGCCGGGCTGATGCGCTCGGGCCTGGCGCATGCGTTGCATCATGCCCGGCATCGCACGGTGTTCCAGAAGCATCTTGCCGACCAACCCATGATGCAGAGCGTGCTCGCCGACATGGCGCTGCATGTGGAGGCCTGCACGGCCTTGGTGATGCGGCTTTGCAGATCGTTCGACCAGGCCGCCACCGATCCTACGGAAGCCGCCTATATGCGGCTGCTGACGCCGGCGGTGAAATACTGGGTGTGCAAATCGGCGCCCGGGTTCCTCTATGAGGCGATGGAGTGCCTTGGCGGCAACGGCTATGTCGAGGACAGTATCCTGGCCCGGCATTACCGGGAGGCGCCGGTCAATGCGATCTGGGAAGGCTCCGGCAACGTGATGTGCCTCGACGTGCTGCGCGCCTTGTCGCGCGAGGGCGATGCGGCGGTCGCCGTGCTGCAGACCCTGATGGCGGAGACCAGCGGTCTGCCCGCTGCCGCGGAGGCGGCGTCGTTCGCGATCAAGACCATGCTGCGGCCAGACAACGAACGTGTCGCGCGTCAGGCGGTGGAAACGCTGGCGATGCTGGCTGCCGCCGCGGCGTTGAACATCGTCCACCCGCTGCATGCGGAATTGTTCGTCAAGACGCGGCTCGACAGTGGACGCAGCACGATGTACGGCGGTGCCGATTTTACCGCGGCGCAGAGCCGGGCGCTGCTGCAGCGGGCGCTGCCTGCATGA